The Dendropsophus ebraccatus isolate aDenEbr1 chromosome 3, aDenEbr1.pat, whole genome shotgun sequence genome includes a region encoding these proteins:
- the ABHD4 gene encoding (Lyso)-N-acylphosphatidylethanolamine lipase isoform X2, producing the protein MTESQSWLTGWIPSWCPTSMSQLKAVESRILQCIRNRFSARYVSLPDQSKIWTLTVSPELRDKTPLVMVHGFGGGVGLWIQNIDHLSSRRTLHAFDLLGFGRSSRPTFPSDPEGAEEQFVSSIEQWRQEMGIKDMILLGHSLGGFLATSYSIKYPDRVKHLILVDPWGFPLLPTDPNEVRSPPAWVKAVAAVLGRSNPLAVVRAAGPWGPRLVQRFRPDLKRKFEEFFEDDTIMEYIYHCNAQTPSGESAFKAMMEKFGWAKRPMMSRLNLIPKDLPITFIYGAETWIDQNTGEKAKLLRPESYVNTLAIKGASHHVYADQPGVFNDVVEEICDAVD; encoded by the exons ATGACCGA atcTCAGAGTTGGTTAACTGGCTGGATCCCATCTTGGTGCCCAACCTCCATGTCTCAGTTAAAAGCTGTTGAGTCCCGGATCCTTCAGT gtATCCGGAACAGATTCTCTGCTCGCTATGTCTCCCTACCTGATCAAAGTAAGATTTGGACACTTACAGTGAGTCCTGAGCTCCGTGACAAGACTCCGCTAGTGATGGTCCATGGATTTGGAGGAGGAGTGGGACTCTGGATTCAAAACATAGATCATCTGAGTTCGAGACGAACCCTTCATGCCTTCGATTTGTTGGGGTTTGGGCGTAGCTCTCGACCGACCTTCCCCAGTGATCCAGAGGGGGCAGAGGAACAATTTGTTTCGTCCATTGAGCAATGGAGGCAGGAAATGGGAATCAAGGACATGATTCTGCTGGGCCACAGTTTAGGGGGCTTCCTAGCGACGTCCTATTCCATAAAATACCCGGACAG AGTGAAGCATCTGATTCTTGTAGATCCCTGGGGCTTCCctcttttacctacagaccccaATGAGGTGCGTTCTCCCCCAGCCTGGGTGAAAGCCGTGGCTGCAGTTCTTGGGCGATCCAATCCTTTGGCAGTTGTCAGAGCGGCAGGACCCTGGG GTCCCAGACTGGTGCAGAGATTCCGTCCAGATCTGAAGAGGAAATTTGAAGAGTTCTTTGAAGATGACACCATCATGGAATATATTTACCACTGCAATGCCCAAACTCCAAG TGGTGAAAGTGCCTTTAAAGCCATGATGGAGAAGTTTGGGTGGGCTAAGCGTCCAATGATGTCTCGTCTAAATCTAATTCCAAAAGACCTCCCTATCACATTTATCTACGGAGCTGAGACGTGGATTGATCAAAATACGGGTGAAAAGGCCAAATTGCTCCGACCCGAATCCTATGTGAACACTTTG GCCATCAAAGGTGCCTCCCATCACGTATATGCAGATCAGCCGGGAGTCTTCAACGATGTGGTCGAAGAGATTTGTGACGCGGTGGATTGA
- the DAD1 gene encoding dolichyl-diphosphooligosaccharide--protein glycosyltransferase subunit DAD1: MSVSVLSVVSRFLEEYVSSTPQRLKLLDAYLLYILLTGAMQFLYCLLVGTFPFNSFLSGFTSCVGSFILGVCLRIQINPQNKGDFLGISPERAFADFLFANTILHLVVINFVG; this comes from the exons ATGTCGGTGTCGGTTCTCTCGGTTGTGTCCCGCTTCCTAGAGGAATATGTCAGCTCCACCCCACAGCGGCTCAAGCTGCTGGACGCCtacctgctgtacatcctgctgaCCGGAGCCATGCAGTTTCTGTACTGTCTGCTGGTCGGCACcttcccctttaactccttccTGTCCGGCTTCACCTCCTGTGTGGGCTCCTTCATCCTGGGCG TGTGCTTAAGGATCCAGATAAACCCCCAGAATAAAGGAGACTTCCTAGGCATATCTCCGGAAAGAGCCTTTGCAGACTTTCTCTTTGCCAACACTATACTGCATTTGGTTGTCATTAACTTTGTTGGATGA
- the ABHD4 gene encoding (Lyso)-N-acylphosphatidylethanolamine lipase isoform X1, with protein sequence MPGLQQSDPVMAEELEEQSQSWLTGWIPSWCPTSMSQLKAVESRILQCIRNRFSARYVSLPDQSKIWTLTVSPELRDKTPLVMVHGFGGGVGLWIQNIDHLSSRRTLHAFDLLGFGRSSRPTFPSDPEGAEEQFVSSIEQWRQEMGIKDMILLGHSLGGFLATSYSIKYPDRVKHLILVDPWGFPLLPTDPNEVRSPPAWVKAVAAVLGRSNPLAVVRAAGPWGPRLVQRFRPDLKRKFEEFFEDDTIMEYIYHCNAQTPSGESAFKAMMEKFGWAKRPMMSRLNLIPKDLPITFIYGAETWIDQNTGEKAKLLRPESYVNTLAIKGASHHVYADQPGVFNDVVEEICDAVD encoded by the exons ATGCCCGGACTCCAGCAGAGCGATCCTGTGATGGCcgaggagctggaggagca atcTCAGAGTTGGTTAACTGGCTGGATCCCATCTTGGTGCCCAACCTCCATGTCTCAGTTAAAAGCTGTTGAGTCCCGGATCCTTCAGT gtATCCGGAACAGATTCTCTGCTCGCTATGTCTCCCTACCTGATCAAAGTAAGATTTGGACACTTACAGTGAGTCCTGAGCTCCGTGACAAGACTCCGCTAGTGATGGTCCATGGATTTGGAGGAGGAGTGGGACTCTGGATTCAAAACATAGATCATCTGAGTTCGAGACGAACCCTTCATGCCTTCGATTTGTTGGGGTTTGGGCGTAGCTCTCGACCGACCTTCCCCAGTGATCCAGAGGGGGCAGAGGAACAATTTGTTTCGTCCATTGAGCAATGGAGGCAGGAAATGGGAATCAAGGACATGATTCTGCTGGGCCACAGTTTAGGGGGCTTCCTAGCGACGTCCTATTCCATAAAATACCCGGACAG AGTGAAGCATCTGATTCTTGTAGATCCCTGGGGCTTCCctcttttacctacagaccccaATGAGGTGCGTTCTCCCCCAGCCTGGGTGAAAGCCGTGGCTGCAGTTCTTGGGCGATCCAATCCTTTGGCAGTTGTCAGAGCGGCAGGACCCTGGG GTCCCAGACTGGTGCAGAGATTCCGTCCAGATCTGAAGAGGAAATTTGAAGAGTTCTTTGAAGATGACACCATCATGGAATATATTTACCACTGCAATGCCCAAACTCCAAG TGGTGAAAGTGCCTTTAAAGCCATGATGGAGAAGTTTGGGTGGGCTAAGCGTCCAATGATGTCTCGTCTAAATCTAATTCCAAAAGACCTCCCTATCACATTTATCTACGGAGCTGAGACGTGGATTGATCAAAATACGGGTGAAAAGGCCAAATTGCTCCGACCCGAATCCTATGTGAACACTTTG GCCATCAAAGGTGCCTCCCATCACGTATATGCAGATCAGCCGGGAGTCTTCAACGATGTGGTCGAAGAGATTTGTGACGCGGTGGATTGA